A DNA window from Hoplias malabaricus isolate fHopMal1 chromosome 5, fHopMal1.hap1, whole genome shotgun sequence contains the following coding sequences:
- the etnk2 gene encoding ethanolamine kinase 2, with amino-acid sequence MIMETEIHVPVGSPVIRKFPIFVDEHNVVEGAMKLIKELRPNWDINLVKTKLFTDGTTNKLVGCYLEDCPEDVVLVRVYGNKTELIVDRDNELKSFQVLHANDCAPRLYCTFNNGICYEFMQGDALGTQDVRDPVLLRLIAAEMARIHAIHAHNGCIPKPNLWIKMRKYFSLVATEFTDQASNAKIQQEVPSKEVLEQEITWMKEHLSQLGSPVVLCHNDLLCKNIIHNVKEGHVRFIDYEYSSYNYQAFDIGNHFNEFAGMSEPDFGLYPSREMQLDWLQNYMKAYKLFSKKGEEVSQREIETLYVQVNKFSLASHFFWGFWALIQAKYSTIDFDFLGYAVLRFNQYFKTKPMVMALKIPE; translated from the exons ATGATTATGGAGACGGAGATACACGTGCCTGTGGGGTCGCCGGTCATCCGAAAATTCCCCATATTCGTGGACGAGCACAATGTCGTGGAAGGGGcgatgaaattaataaaagaactGAGGCCAAATTGGGACATAAACCTGGTGAAGACCAAG CTTTTCACAGATGGAACGACCAACAAGTTGGTGGGCTGCTATTTGGAGGACTGTCCCGAGGATGTGGTGCTCGTGAGGGTGTATGGCAATAAAACAGAGCTCATTGTAGATCGTGACAACGAGCTGAAGAGCTTCCAGGTGCTGCACGCTAATGACTGTGCCCCCCGCCTCTACTGCACTTTCAACAATGGAATCTGCTACGAGTTCATGCAGGGAGATGCCCTTGGCACCCAGGATGTCAGAGACCCTGTGTTGCTAAG ACTTATTGCAGCAGAGATGGCCCGCATCCATGCTATCCATGCCCACAATGGCTGCATCCCTAAACCCAACCTGTGGATCAAGATGCGCAAGTACTTCTCCCTAGTGGCCACCGAGTTCACCGACCAAGCCTCCAATGCCAA gaTCCAGCAGGAAGTCCCCAGTAAGGAAGTGCTAGAACAGGAAattacatggatgaaggaacaccTGTCTCAGCTGGGCTCTCCAGTGGTGCTCTGTCACAACGACTTACTCTGCAAGAACATtatacacaatgtgaaggaag GTCATGTGCGGTTTATAGATTACGAGTACTCGAGCTACAACTACCAGGCATTTGACATTGGGAATCATTTCAATGAGTTTGCAG GAATGAGCGAACCAGACTTCGGTTTATATCCCAGTAGGGAGATGCAGCTGGACTGGCTACAAAACTACATGAAAGCGTACAAACTCTTCAGTAAGAAAGGAGAAGAGGTGAGCCAGCGTGAGATCGAGACCCTCTACGTGCAGGTCAACAAGTTTTCTCTG gcaTCACATTTCTTCTGGGGTTTCTGGGCACTCATTCAGGCAAAGTATTCTACCATTGACTTCGACTTCCTTGG TTATGCTGTGCTACGCTTCAATCAGTATTTCAAGACTAAGCCCATGGTCATGGCTCTCAAGATCCCAGAATGA